In Kineococcus endophyticus, the genomic window TCATCGCGTGGCAGTGGATCCCCTTCCACTCCCTCATCTACCAAGGCGCGATCCGCCAGATCCCGGTCTCGATGTACGAGGCCGCCCAGATCGACGGGGCCGGCCGGGTGCGGCAGTTCTTCTCCATCACGCTGCCGCAGCTGAAGAACACGATGATCACGTCCTCGACGCTGATGATCGTGGGCTCGCTCACCACGTTCGACCTGATCTTCGTCTTGACCCAGGGCGGTCCGAACGACGCGACCCGCGTCCTGGCCCTGGACATGTACCTGACCGGTTTCCGGGCCAACCAGATGGGCCTGGCCTCGGCCATCGCCGTGATCCTCGTCGTCGTGGGCCTCGTCCTGGCCCAGCTCCTGCAGCGCCTCGGCGGCAAGGAACGCAACTCCCAGCTGGAAGGTGCCTGAGATGGCGACCCAGACCGCAACCCCGCGCTCGGGGTCCCGCGTCGCGGGGGCTCCCAAGAACGGCACGACCGAGCGCAGGAACTGGCTCGGTGGCGCCTTCGGCTGGCTCTGGCTGCTCATCGTGCTGGTGCCGATCTACTGGATCGTCATCACGAGCTTCAAGACCTCGGCCAGCTACTTCGGCACCAACCCGCTGCTCCCGGCGTCCACGCCGACGCTGGAGAACTACAAGCTCGTCCTCGAGAACGACTTCCTGCGGTACTTCGCGAACTCCGTCATCGTCACGGTGGGCGCGACCGTCCCGGCGGTCCTCATCTCGTTCATGGCGGCGTTCGCGATCGTCCGCGGCGCGGGTCGCTGGCTCAAGGCGGTCAACGCCCTGTTCCTCATGGGGCTGGCGATCCCGCTCCAGGCGACGATCATCCCGATCTACCTGATCATCATCCGGACCGGGATGTACAACTCGCTCGGTGCGCTGATCCTGCCGTCGATCGCGTTCGCCATCCCGCTGACCGTCCTCATCCTGGCGAACTTCGTCCGCGACGTCCCGAA contains:
- a CDS encoding carbohydrate ABC transporter permease; translated protein: MATQTATPRSGSRVAGAPKNGTTERRNWLGGAFGWLWLLIVLVPIYWIVITSFKTSASYFGTNPLLPASTPTLENYKLVLENDFLRYFANSVIVTVGATVPAVLISFMAAFAIVRGAGRWLKAVNALFLMGLAIPLQATIIPIYLIIIRTGMYNSLGALILPSIAFAIPLTVLILANFVRDVPNELFEAMRMDGSSEWGTMWRLAFPLTRPALVTVTIYQGLQIWNGFLLPLILTDRADLRVLPLALWTFQGQYSVNIPAVLASVVLTTLPILALYVVGRRQLLSGLTAGFSK